One window of the Eucalyptus grandis isolate ANBG69807.140 chromosome 6, ASM1654582v1, whole genome shotgun sequence genome contains the following:
- the LOC104449194 gene encoding GATA transcription factor 25 encodes MYAHPHHVNLPKPIAGDEDGSGNSGGDSMEGSHIRYEPQALDDGATAGASMGGMIEDIPPDAVYVPGSGADMGMAGGEEASQLTLSFRGQVYVFDAVTPKKVHAVLLLLGGCELSSGTQSMDLALQNQRGVVDFPPRCSLPQRAASLNRFRQKRKERCFDKKVRYSVRQEVALRMQRNKGQFTSSKKSEGESGWGSAQDSGQDEAPQETCCTHCGTSSKCTPMMRRGPSGPRSLCNACGLFWANRGTLRDLSKRTQDHPLTSAEQCEGEVNNSDSGTGIHPNNSLVSFSKADSGALIAER; translated from the exons ATGTACGCCCACCCTCACCACGTGAACCTCCCCAAGCCGATCGCCGGCGACGAGGACGGCTCCGGGAACTCCGGCGGCGACTCCATGGAAGGCTCCCACATCCGGTACGAGCCCCAGGCCCTGGACGACGGCGCCACCGCCGGGGCCAGCATGGGCGGCATGATCGAGGACATCCCGCCCGACGCCGTCTACGTCCCCGGCTCCGGGGCGGACATGGGGATGGCCGGCGGGGAGGAGGCCAGCCAGCTCACGCTGTCGTTCCGGGGCCAGGTCTACGTGTTCGATGCCGTCACGCCCAAAAAG GTTCATGCTGTGCTATTACTGTTGGGAGGATGTGAATTATCATCTGGGACGCAGAGTATGGACTTGGCCTTGCAGAATCAACGG GGCGTTGTGGACTTTCCTCCTCGGTGTAGTCTACCACAAAGGGCAGCTTCCTTGAATAGGTTTCGtcagaagaggaaagagaggtgCTTTGACAAGAAAGTTCGATACAGTGTGCGTCAAGAAGTTGCACTCAG GATGCAGCGAAACAAGGGTCAGTTCACATCATCCAAGAAGTCCGAAGGGGAGTCTGGTTGGGGCTCAGCACAGGATTCTGGACAAGATGAGGCACCACAAGAAACATG TTGTACGCATTGTGGTACAAGCTCGAAATGTACTCCAATGATGCGGCGTGGACCATCAGGTCCAAGGTCTCTTTGCAATGCTTGTGGTCTATTTTGGGCAAACAGG GGGACCTTGAGGGATCTTTCCAAGAGGACCCAGGATCATCCTCTTACCTCAGCTGAACAG TGTGAAGGCGAGGTAAACAACTCAGATTCTGGAACTGGCATTCATCCAAACAACAGTCTCGTTAGTTTCTCAAAAGCTGACTCCGGAGCTTTGATAGCTGAACGCTGA